The following proteins are co-located in the Anas platyrhynchos isolate ZD024472 breed Pekin duck chromosome 1, IASCAAS_PekinDuck_T2T, whole genome shotgun sequence genome:
- the LOC140002174 gene encoding histone H4 — MSGRGKGGKGLGKGGAKRHRKVLRDNIQGITKPAIRRLARRGGVKRISGLIYEETRGVLKVFLENVIRDAVTYTEHAKRKTVTAMDVVYALKRQGRTLYGFGG, encoded by the coding sequence ATGTCCGGCAGAGGCAAGGGCGGGAAGGGGCTCGGCAAGGGGGGCGCCAAGCGGCACCGCAAGGTGCTGCGCGACAACATCCAGGGCATCACCAAGCCGGCCATCCGGCGCctggcgcggcgcggcggcgtCAAGCGCATCTCGGGACTCATCTACGAGGAGACGCGCGGCGTGCTCAAGGTCTTCCTGGAGAACGTGATCCGCGACGCCGTCACCTACACCGAGCACGCCAAGCGCAAGACGGTCACGGCCATGGACGTGGTCTACGCCCTCAAGCGCCAGGGACGCACCCTCTACGGCTTCGGCGGCTAA
- the LOC101796281 gene encoding histone H2A.J → MSGRGKQGGKVRAKAKSRSSRAGLQFPVGRVHRLLRKGNYAERVGAGAPVYMAAVLEYLTAEILELAGNAARDNKKTRIIPRHLQLAIRNDEELNKLLGKVTIAQGGVLPNIQAVLLPKKTESHKAKSK, encoded by the coding sequence ATGTCCGGCCGTGGGAAGCAGGGAGGTAAAGTCAGGGCTAAGGCCAAGTCACGCTCGTCGCGGGCTGGGCTGCAGTTCCCCGTGGGCCGCGTACACCGGCTGCTCCGGAAAGGTAACTATGCCGAGCGAGTAGGGGCTGGAGCGCCCGTCTACATGGCGGCCGTGCTGGAGTACCTGACGGCCGAGATCCTGGAGCTGGCGGGCAACGCGGCCCGCGACAACAAGAAGACGCGCATCATCCCCCGCCACCTGCAGCTGGCCATCCGCAACGACGAGGAGCTCAACAAGCTGCTGGGCAAGGTCACCATCGCGCAGGGCGGGGTGCTGCCCAACatccaggctgtgctgctgcccaaGAAGACTGAAAGCCACAAGGCTAAGAGCAAATAA
- the LOC101796082 gene encoding histone H2B 1/2/3/4/6: MPEPAKSAPAPKKGSKKAVTKTQKKGDKKRKKSRKESYSIYVYKVLKQVHPDTGISSKAMGIMNSFVNDIFERIAGEASRLAHYNKRSTITSREIQTAVRLLLPGELAKHAVSEGTKAVTKYTSSK; encoded by the coding sequence ATGCCTGAGCCGGCCAAGTCTGCGCCCGCGCCCAAGAAGGGCTCCAAGAAAGCCGTCACCAAGACCCAGAAGAAGGGCGACAAGAAGCGCAAGAAGAGCCGCAAGGAGAGCTACTCGATCTACGTGTACAAGGTGCTGAAGCAGGTGCACCCCGACACGGGCATCTCGTCCAAGGCCATGGGCATCATGAACTCCTTCGTCAACGACATCTTCGAGCGCATCGCTGGCGAGGCGTCGCGCCTGGCGCACTACAACAAGCGCTCGACCATCACCTCGCGGGAGATCCAGACGGCCgtgcggctgctgctgcccggcgAGCTGGCCAAGCACGCCGTGTCCGAGGGCACCAAGGCGGTCACCAAGTACACCAGCTCCAAGTAA
- the LOC113843045 gene encoding histone H3, with protein MARTKQTARKSTGGKAPRKQLATKAARKSAPATGGVKKPHRYRPGTVALREIRRYQKSTELLIRKLPFQRLVREIAQDFKTDLRFQSSAVMALQEASEAYLVGLFEDTNLCAIHAKRVTIMPKDIQLARRIRGERA; from the coding sequence ATGGCGCGCACGAAGCAGACGGCGCGTAAGTCGACGGGCGGGAAGGCGCCCCGCAAGCAGCTGGCCACCAAGGCGGCCCGCAAGAGCGCGCCGGCCACGGGCGGCGTGAAGAAGCCGCACCGCTACCGGCCCGGCACGGTGGCGCTGCGCGAGATCCGCCGCTACCAGAAGTCGACGGAGCTGCTGATCCGCAAGCTGCCCTTCCAGCGGCTGGTGCGCGAGATCGCGCAGGACTTCAAGACCGACCTGCGCTTCCAGAGCTCGGCCGTGATGGCGCTGCAGGAGGCGAGCGAGGCCTACCTGGTGGGGCTCTTCGAGGACACCAACCTGTGCGCCATCCACGCCAAGCGCGTCACCATCATGCCCAAGGACATCCAGCTCGCCCGCCGCATCCGCGGGGAGCGTGCATAA
- the LOC101805370 gene encoding histone H1.01, producing the protein MAETAPVASPDVAAAPPAPAKATPAKKPKKAAGGSKARKPAGPSVTELITKAVSASKERKGLSLAALKKALAAGGYDVEKSNSRIKLGLKSLVSKGTLVQTKGTGASGSFRLSKKPGEVKEKAPKKRAAAAKPKKPAAKKPASAAKKPKKAAVKKSPKKVKKPAAATTTKKAAKSPKKATKAAKPKKAVAAKSPAKAKAVKPKAAKPKTAKPKAAKAKKAAPKKK; encoded by the coding sequence ATGGCTGAGACCGCTCCCGTCGCTTCGCCCGATGTGGCCGCCGCTCCTCCGGCTCCGGCCAAGGCAACTCCCGCTAAGAAGCCGAAGAAGGCGGCGGGCGGCTCCAAGGCGCGCAAGCCTGCGGGCCCCAGCGTCACCGAGCTGATCACCAAGGCTGTGTCTGCTTCTAAGGAGCGCAAGGGGCTGTCTCTTGCCGCGCTCAAGAAGGCGCTGGCTGCTGGTGGATACGATGTGGAGAAGAGCAACAGCCGCATCAAGCTGGGGCTCAAGAGCCTTGTCAGCAAGGGCACCCTGGTGCAGACCAAGGGCACCGGCGCCTCTGGCTCCTTCCGCCTCAGCAAGAAGCCCGGCGAGGTGAAGGAGAAGGCGCCCAAGAAGCGGGCGGCCGCGGCCAAGCCCAAGAAACCGGCGGCCAAGAAGCCCGCCAGCGCCGCCAAGAAGCCCAAGAAGGCAGCGGTGAAGAAGAGCCCCAAGAAAGTCAAGAAGCCGGCGGCTGCTACCACCACCAAGAAGGCGGCTAAGAGCCCCAAGAAGGCGACCAAGGCTGCCAAGCCCAAAAAGGCAGTGGCTGCAAAAAGCCCGGCTAAGGCAAAGGCGGTGAAGCCCAAAGCTGCCAAGCCCAAGACGGCTAAGCCAAAGGCAGCCAAGGCAAAGAAGGCGGCGCCTAAGAAGAAGTAA
- the LOC101795509 gene encoding histone H4 — translation MSGRGKGGKGLGKGGAKRHRKVLRDNIQGITKPAIRRLARRGGVKRISGLIYEETRGVLKVFLENVIRDAVTYTEHAKRKTVTAMDVVYALKRQGRTLYGFGG, via the coding sequence ATGTCCGGCAGAGGCAAGGGCGGGAAGGGGCTCGGCAAGGGGGGCGCCAAGCGGCACCGCAAGGTGCTGCGCGACAACATCCAGGGCATCACCAAGCCGGCCATCCGGCGCctggcgcggcgcggcggcgtCAAGCGCATCTCGGGGCTCATCTACGAGGAGACGCGCGGCGTGCTCAAGGTCTTCCTGGAGAACGTGATCCGCGACGCCGTCACCTACACCGAGCACGCCAAGCGCAAGACGGTCACGGCCATGGACGTGGTCTACGCCCTCAAGCGCCAGGGACGCACCCTCTACGGCTTCGGCGGCTAA
- the LOC110351439 gene encoding histone H3 — MARTKQTARKSTGGKAPRKQLATKAARKSAPATGGVKKPHRYRPGTVALREIRRYQKSTELLIRKLPFQRLVREIAQDFKTDLRFQSSAVMALQEASEAYLVGLFEDTNLCAIHAKRVTIMPKDIQLARRIRGERA; from the coding sequence ATGGCGCGCACGAAGCAGACGGCGCGTAAGTCGACGGGCGGGAAGGCGCCCCGCAAGCAGCTGGCCACCAAGGCGGCTCGCAAGAGCGCGCCGGCCACGGGCGGCGTGAAGAAGCCGCACCGCTACCGGCCCGGCACGGTGGCGCTGCGCGAGATCCGCCGCTACCAGAAGTCGACGGAGCTGCTGATCCGCAAGCTGCCCTTCCAGCGGCTGGTGCGCGAGATCGCGCAGGACTTCAAGACCGACCTGCGCTTCCAGAGCTCGGCCGTGATGGCGCTGCAGGAGGCGAGCGAGGCCTACCTGGTGGGGCTCTTCGAGGACACCAACCTGTGCGCCATCCACGCCAAGCGCGTCACCATCATGCCCAAGGACATCCAGCTCGCCCGCCGCATCCGCGGGGAGCGCGCCTGA
- the LOC101795121 gene encoding histone H2A type 2-C produces the protein MSGRGKQGGKARAKAKSRSSRAGLQFPVGRVHRLLRKGNYAERVGAGAPVYLAAVLEYLTAEILELAGNAARDNKKTRIIPRHLQLAIRNDEELNKLLGKVTIAQGGVLPNIQAVLLPKKTESHKAKSK, from the coding sequence ATGTCCGGGCGCGGGAAGCAGGGCGGGAAGGCGCGGGCCAAGGCCAAGTCGCGCTCGTCGCGGGCCGGGCTGCAGTTCCCCGTGGGCCGCGTGCACCGGCTGCTGCGCAAGGGCAACTACGCGGAGCGGGTGGGCGCCGGCGCCCCGGTGTACCTGGCGGCCGTGCTGGAGTACCTGACGGCCGAGATCCTGGAGCTGGCGGGCAACGCGGCCCGCGACAACAAGAAGACGCGCATCATCCCCCGCCACCTGCAGCTGGCCATCCGCAACGACGAGGAGCTCAACAAGCTGCTGGGCAAGGTCACCATCGCGCAGGGCGGGGTGCTGCCCAACATCCAGGCCGTGCTGCTGCCCAAGAAGACCGAAAGCCACAAGGCAAAGAGCAAGTAA
- the LOC110351446 gene encoding histone H1.01: MSETAPAAAPAVAAPAAKAAGKKPKKAAGGSKARKPAGPSVTELITKAVAASKERKGLSLAALKKALAAGGYDVEKNNSRIKLGLKSLVGKGTLVQTKGTGASGSFRLSKKPGEVKEKAPKKRAAAAKPKKPAAKKPASAAKKPKKAAVKKSPKKAKKPAAAATKKAAKSPKKATKAAKPKKAAAAKSPAKAKAVKPKAAKPKAAKPKAAKAKKAAPKK, translated from the coding sequence ATGTCGGAGACCGCTCCCGCCGCAGCGCCCGCTGTCGCGGCCCCCGCCGCCAAGGCCGCCGGCAAGAAGCCGAAGAAGGCGGCGGGCGGCTCCAAGGCGCGCAAGCCCGCGGGCCCCAGCGTCACCGAGCTGATCACCAAGGCCGTGGCCGCCTCCAAGGAGCGCAAGGGGCTCTCCCTCGCCGCGCTCAAGAAGGCGCTGGCCGCCGGCGGCTACGACGTGGAGAAGAACAACAGCCGCATCAAGCTGGGGCTCAAGAGCCTCGTCGGCAAGGGCACCCTGGTGCAGACCAAGGGCACCGGCGCCTCCGGCTCCTTCCGCCTCAGCAAGAAGCCCGGCGAGGTGAAGGAGAAGGCGCCCAAGAAGCGGGCGGCCGCGGCCAAGCCCAAGAAGCCGGCGGCCAAGAAGCCCGCCAGCGCCGCCAAGAAGCCCAAGAAGGCGGCGGTGAAGAAGAGCCCCAAGAAAGCCAAGAAGCCGGCGGCCGCTGCCACCAAGAAAGCAGCCAAGAGCCCCAAGAAGGCGACCAAGGCTGCCAAGCCCAAAAAGGCGGCGGCAGCGAAGAGCCCGGCTAAGGCAAAGGCGGTGAAGCCCAAAGCTGCCAAGCCCAAGGCTGCCAAGCCAAAGGCAGCCAAGGCAAAGAAGGCAGCGCCCAAAAAGTGA
- the LOC101795891 gene encoding histone H3: MARTKQTARKSTGGKAPRKQLATKAARKSAPATGGVKKPHRYRPGTVALREIRRYQKSTELLIRKLPFQRLVREIAQDFKTDLRFQSSAVMALQEASEAYLVGLFEDTNLCAIHAKRVTIMPKDIQLARRIRGERA, encoded by the coding sequence ATGGCGCGCACGAAGCAGACGGCGCGTAAGTCGACGGGCGGGAAGGCGCCCCGCAAGCAGCTGGCCACCAAGGCGGCCCGCAAGAGCGCGCCGGCCACGGGCGGCGTGAAGAAGCCGCACCGCTACCGGCCCGGCACGGTGGCGCTGCGCGAGATCCGCCGCTACCAGAAGTCGACGGAGCTGCTGATCCGCAAGCTGCCCTTCCAGCGGCTGGTGCGCGAGATCGCGCAGGACTTCAAGACCGACCTGCGCTTCCAGAGCTCGGCCGTGATGGCGCTGCAGGAGGCGAGCGAGGCCTACCTGGTGGGGCTCTTCGAGGACACCAACCTGTGCGCCATCCACGCCAAGCGCGTCACCATCATGCCCAAGGACATCCAGCTCGCCCGCCGCATCCGCGGGGAGCGCGCCTGA